Proteins encoded within one genomic window of Candidatus Omnitrophota bacterium:
- the lptE gene encoding LPS assembly lipoprotein LptE: protein MKKRLIFLLAIFCAASLAGCGYATHTTAYKKATRIFIRPFENKVDLNIEREYSDRNPYRLYRAGMETKVTDAIIDRFLVDGYLKVVSREDDADLVLSGALINFDKQPLRYDQKSENVAEYRANIIVDMSLENVSQGKKTWSEKGFVGFFEYNQSGPNSVSEDAAINNAIADLAKRIVERTVEDW from the coding sequence ATGAAAAAGCGGCTCATATTCCTATTGGCGATCTTCTGCGCCGCCTCGCTCGCGGGATGCGGTTACGCTACCCATACCACCGCCTATAAGAAAGCCACCAGGATATTCATAAGACCTTTTGAGAACAAGGTCGACCTGAACATCGAAAGGGAATATTCGGACCGCAACCCTTACAGGTTATACCGCGCCGGGATGGAGACGAAGGTGACCGACGCGATAATAGACAGGTTCCTCGTGGACGGGTACCTGAAGGTCGTCTCGAGAGAGGACGATGCCGACTTGGTCTTGAGCGGCGCGCTCATCAATTTCGACAAACAGCCGTTGAGATACGACCAGAAAAGCGAGAATGTCGCCGAGTACAGGGCCAATATCATAGTCGATATGTCGCTTGAGAACGTGTCCCAGGGGAAGAAAACCTGGAGCGAAAAGGGATTTGTGGGTTTCTTCGAATACAACCAGTCCGGGCCGAATTCCGTATCCGAAGACGCCGCTATTAACAACGCGATCGCGGACCTGGCAAAAAGGATCGTCGAAAGGACCGTCGAGGATTGGTAG
- the bamD gene encoding outer membrane protein assembly factor BamD has translation MRKYIFAVTAAALFLSTAPSLHAYWIWTPQTGTWINPKWAVKDTPQEQFDWAMKFFKAKDYKKAVEEFLRLVRFYPQAELAAESQYYAGQAYEALEEYEQAFYAYQKGIETYPFSKRLDEMTEREYQIAGKFYAGEKVRLWGIPTFPSVYKAIEMYQKVVDNAPYGKYADQSLFKIGECYKKARDYQQARLAFQKLVDEHPESKLSEEANFQVGLCASQASLKPSYDQSVTDEALRSIEDFAKRHPESKLTGEADKMHQSLREKKAESDYTIAEFYWKQKWYDSAGEYYKNIVTNFPETETAKKAEERLKIIERKQKK, from the coding sequence ATGAGAAAATATATCTTTGCGGTCACTGCAGCGGCCCTGTTCCTTTCGACGGCGCCGTCGCTGCACGCCTACTGGATCTGGACGCCTCAGACCGGGACATGGATCAATCCCAAATGGGCGGTTAAGGATACGCCCCAGGAGCAGTTTGACTGGGCGATGAAATTCTTTAAGGCGAAAGATTACAAAAAGGCGGTGGAGGAATTCCTGAGGCTCGTCCGTTTTTATCCGCAGGCCGAACTCGCCGCCGAGTCGCAGTATTACGCCGGGCAGGCTTACGAGGCGTTGGAGGAATACGAGCAGGCGTTCTACGCCTACCAGAAGGGGATCGAGACGTATCCGTTCTCTAAGCGCCTGGATGAGATGACCGAACGCGAATATCAGATAGCCGGAAAATTCTATGCCGGGGAGAAGGTCAGGCTCTGGGGCATACCGACGTTCCCGTCGGTATATAAGGCTATCGAGATGTACCAGAAAGTTGTGGATAACGCTCCGTACGGGAAATACGCCGATCAGTCCCTATTCAAGATAGGGGAATGCTACAAGAAGGCGCGCGATTACCAGCAGGCGAGGCTCGCGTTCCAAAAACTGGTCGATGAACATCCTGAGAGCAAGCTTTCCGAGGAAGCCAATTTCCAGGTCGGGCTCTGCGCTTCCCAGGCGTCCCTGAAACCGAGCTACGACCAGTCTGTCACCGACGAGGCGCTCAGATCGATAGAGGATTTCGCGAAACGCCATCCTGAGTCGAAGCTTACCGGCGAAGCGGATAAGATGCACCAGTCGCTGCGCGAGAAGAAGGCGGAGAGCGACTACACTATCGCGGAATTTTACTGGAAACAGAAATGGTATGACTCGGCCGGGGAATACTACAAGAACATAGTGACTAATTTCCCTGAAACGGAGACGGCCAAGAAGGCAGAGGAAAGGTTAAAGATAATAGAGAGGAAGCAGAAAAAATGA
- a CDS encoding PilZ domain-containing protein: MYWNDDFPERRQQQRVNMTMSVQYRGIRQANNSVVNAISRDISSGGARLLVNEFISVFTRLVLEISVPSAPKPVRAVSKITWVRKRPYGEQYEVGAQFMEMSEEDRRGVADFIEKSVPRT, encoded by the coding sequence ATGTATTGGAATGATGATTTCCCTGAGAGAAGGCAGCAGCAGAGAGTCAATATGACTATGTCTGTGCAGTACAGAGGGATAAGGCAGGCAAATAACTCTGTTGTAAACGCCATATCGAGGGATATTTCCAGCGGCGGCGCCCGCCTTTTGGTGAACGAATTCATCTCGGTATTTACGCGCCTTGTCCTGGAGATATCTGTTCCTTCCGCGCCTAAGCCGGTCAGGGCGGTCTCGAAGATCACCTGGGTGCGCAAGAGGCCGTATGGCGAACAATATGAAGTCGGAGCCCAGTTCATGGAGATGTCGGAAGAAGACAGAAGGGGCGTAGCCGACTTCATAGAAAAGTCGGTCCCCAGGACATAG
- a CDS encoding DNA internalization-related competence protein ComEC/Rec2 → MFAAVVFFLIASSVTIRKNTTSLVCLSAALLFTGCILFQARQALPVNHIKNFTAPEPREVCAEGIVADDPVSGETFYGGKKVTLTLEAERLEDQGIKYEVAGRIKVYLTGEPRRPETNTPSYGDRILVKGRLSRPAGPGNPGDFDYAAFLARNRVFSILSARAQDASIREKGKGNPVVSLAYMARGKIEGLISGNLPGESANFLNAILLGLRQGMGSGLNDAFMRTGTVHLIAISGLNVGLIVFLVLLVLSVIRIPKKAGIILTIAFLVFYAVLTNGTPSVVRATVMSIALLFGLLLERENSLSNSLGLAALVILSCDPGVLFDIGFQLSFASVISLLYLTPKIEKFFNFERKIAARFLAKWKRYTLEAFFVSLAAWIGVMPLTLYYFNIITPVSLAANLVAVPLSFLITMASAPFLVFGLIFPPAAKVFAASVWFFCGTLFAANGFFSKLPFAYIYLPRPPLFLIALYYLFVVAFAERERLKLSPLKLSAAALAVLNVIIWAGALRPNDGKFRVTFLDVGHGDSIFVEFPYGGNMLIDGGTGSGEDRDSGRGTVLPFLRQKGVQVLDAVVLTHPDIDHVGGLASVLEGMKVRYLFDNGAGSDTYAYRRFRRAEKNLPGLRRFILERYDSIEGMKGVSILCFSPPVVWVKDAKVAANDASLALRMGFGDSVMLFCGDMGVKAVSEAMFTSPRLLKADLLMLPHHGEKMDAVKEAFVEWVKPSYAVISQGRAAGEVARSKELSDLLSAKGIEVFRTGKGGAVFAVTDGKDLSVGNFESKYTISR, encoded by the coding sequence ATGTTTGCCGCCGTGGTATTTTTTCTTATAGCCTCTTCAGTGACGATAAGAAAAAATACCACTTCGCTCGTATGTTTATCGGCCGCGTTGCTGTTTACCGGCTGCATTCTTTTCCAGGCGAGGCAGGCGCTTCCGGTAAATCATATCAAGAATTTCACGGCGCCGGAACCAAGGGAAGTTTGCGCGGAAGGGATAGTCGCAGACGATCCTGTTTCCGGAGAGACCTTCTACGGCGGAAAGAAGGTGACCCTTACCCTGGAAGCGGAGCGTTTGGAGGACCAGGGGATAAAATATGAAGTCGCCGGCAGGATAAAGGTCTACCTGACCGGGGAACCGCGCCGGCCGGAAACGAATACGCCGTCATACGGCGACAGGATCCTTGTCAAGGGAAGGCTCTCAAGGCCAGCCGGACCGGGGAATCCCGGGGATTTTGATTACGCAGCCTTTCTCGCGCGCAACCGCGTATTCTCGATATTAAGCGCGAGAGCGCAGGATGCCTCCATCCGCGAAAAAGGGAAAGGCAACCCGGTCGTAAGCCTCGCGTATATGGCGAGGGGAAAAATAGAAGGCCTCATCTCCGGGAACCTTCCCGGAGAGAGCGCGAATTTCCTGAATGCCATACTCTTAGGCCTGAGGCAGGGCATGGGCAGCGGATTAAATGACGCGTTCATGCGGACCGGCACCGTCCATCTTATAGCGATAAGCGGCCTCAATGTGGGGCTAATCGTTTTTCTCGTCCTTCTCGTTTTGAGCGTCATCAGGATCCCGAAAAAGGCCGGTATTATCCTCACGATAGCCTTCCTCGTTTTTTATGCCGTTCTCACTAACGGCACGCCTTCGGTGGTGAGGGCGACGGTAATGTCCATAGCGCTTTTGTTCGGCCTGCTGCTGGAAAGGGAGAATTCCCTTTCGAATTCCCTGGGGTTGGCGGCATTGGTCATACTTTCCTGCGATCCCGGCGTGCTTTTTGACATAGGGTTCCAGCTTTCGTTCGCGTCGGTCATCTCGCTTCTTTATCTGACCCCGAAGATCGAGAAGTTTTTCAATTTCGAGCGGAAGATAGCCGCGCGATTCCTGGCAAAATGGAAAAGATATACGCTCGAGGCTTTCTTCGTCTCGCTCGCCGCGTGGATAGGCGTTATGCCGCTCACCCTGTATTATTTCAATATAATCACGCCGGTATCACTCGCCGCGAACCTGGTCGCCGTGCCGCTCTCATTCTTGATAACCATGGCCAGCGCCCCTTTCCTCGTCTTCGGCCTTATCTTTCCGCCCGCGGCGAAGGTCTTCGCGGCATCGGTATGGTTTTTCTGCGGGACTCTTTTTGCCGCTAACGGTTTCTTCTCAAAGCTCCCGTTCGCGTATATCTACCTTCCCAGGCCCCCGCTGTTCTTGATAGCATTGTATTATCTTTTTGTAGTCGCGTTCGCGGAACGGGAACGGCTTAAGCTCTCCCCGCTGAAACTCTCGGCCGCGGCGCTGGCAGTCCTTAACGTAATTATATGGGCCGGGGCTTTACGGCCGAATGACGGGAAGTTCAGGGTTACTTTCCTGGATGTGGGCCACGGAGATTCAATCTTCGTGGAGTTTCCCTACGGCGGCAATATGTTGATAGACGGCGGCACCGGGAGCGGGGAGGACCGGGATTCCGGCAGGGGAACGGTTTTGCCTTTCCTCAGGCAGAAAGGGGTGCAGGTTCTGGACGCGGTAGTCCTTACCCATCCCGACATCGACCATGTCGGAGGCCTCGCCTCGGTCCTGGAAGGGATGAAGGTGAGGTATCTATTCGACAACGGGGCGGGATCCGATACTTATGCTTACAGGCGTTTCAGGCGGGCGGAGAAGAACCTGCCGGGGTTAAGACGTTTTATCTTGGAACGTTATGATTCGATAGAAGGGATGAAAGGCGTCAGCATCCTGTGTTTCAGCCCTCCGGTTGTGTGGGTAAAGGATGCCAAAGTCGCGGCAAACGATGCCTCCCTTGCCCTGAGGATGGGATTCGGGGATTCGGTCATGCTGTTTTGCGGCGACATGGGGGTAAAGGCCGTATCCGAGGCCATGTTCACCTCGCCCCGGCTCCTTAAGGCAGACTTATTGATGCTGCCCCACCATGGCGAGAAGATGGACGCCGTGAAAGAGGCTTTTGTCGAATGGGTCAAGCCGTCTTACGCCGTGATCTCCCAGGGGAGAGCTGCCGGGGAGGTTGCCCGTTCTAAAGAGCTCTCCGATCTCCTTTCCGCCAAGGGGATAGAGGTCTTCAGGACCGGAAAGGGAGGGGCGGTCTTCGCCGTCACCGACGGTAAAGACCTTTCCGTCGGTAATTTCGAAAGTAAGTATACAATTTCACGTTGA
- a CDS encoding peptidylprolyl isomerase: MLKLRIVAVSAAVFTAIALAGCNAAKKPEVGGTAASKAEAQAPAPSAAKSGKVVAEIGNEKITLDDVNDMMKTVPEQYQAVAQAHKDMLLDSMVNQRLLYSEASKLGFDKDPSVKKQLDDLKKELVIKAYLKKEIEDKVTVTDEDAKKYYEANKDKFKEPEKIAVSHILVDNEAEAKDILAKLKGGADFAALAKEKSKDPSKDRGGELGLLSKGMTVPEFEQAAFALQPGQLSGVVKTQFGYHIIKVTEKQPEKLMAYDDIKDQLKQMLLSDKQKERFEALLNDLKDKNKVTIYKDVLIPPQPKAAQPQAGTPAAPAAPATPASTMPAAPAPAQQGK; this comes from the coding sequence ATGTTAAAATTAAGGATAGTTGCTGTATCGGCGGCTGTCTTCACCGCCATAGCGCTTGCGGGCTGCAATGCGGCGAAGAAGCCCGAGGTAGGAGGGACCGCGGCTTCCAAGGCCGAGGCCCAGGCGCCGGCTCCCTCGGCCGCTAAAAGCGGGAAGGTCGTAGCCGAGATAGGCAACGAGAAGATAACCCTCGACGACGTGAACGATATGATGAAGACCGTCCCCGAGCAGTACCAGGCCGTGGCGCAGGCGCATAAGGATATGCTGCTGGACAGCATGGTAAACCAGAGATTGCTCTATTCCGAAGCCTCAAAACTGGGTTTCGACAAAGATCCGTCCGTCAAAAAACAGCTGGATGACCTCAAGAAAGAGTTGGTGATAAAGGCCTACCTGAAAAAAGAGATAGAGGACAAGGTCACGGTCACGGACGAAGACGCGAAGAAATACTACGAAGCGAATAAGGATAAATTCAAGGAACCCGAGAAGATAGCGGTGTCCCATATATTGGTGGACAACGAGGCCGAGGCCAAGGATATCCTGGCTAAGCTCAAGGGAGGCGCCGATTTCGCGGCCCTCGCGAAAGAGAAATCGAAGGACCCGAGCAAAGATAGGGGCGGGGAACTCGGTTTATTGAGCAAAGGCATGACCGTCCCCGAATTCGAGCAGGCCGCGTTCGCGCTCCAACCCGGGCAGTTAAGCGGTGTAGTAAAGACCCAATTCGGTTACCACATCATAAAAGTGACCGAGAAACAGCCTGAGAAGTTGATGGCTTATGATGATATAAAGGACCAGCTGAAGCAGATGCTGCTCTCCGATAAGCAGAAGGAGCGCTTCGAGGCCCTACTGAATGACCTGAAGGACAAGAATAAGGTCACGATCTATAAAGATGTCTTGATACCTCCCCAGCCAAAGGCGGCACAACCTCAGGCAGGGACACCCGCGGCCCCGGCAGCACCGGCAACACCTGCATCGACGATGCCGGCAGCGCCTGCGCCGGCACAGCAGGGGAAGTAA
- a CDS encoding ComEA family DNA-binding protein: MFDLTVQEKKVIIALSAFAVLGLAVLAYRTYFAGPKLHVIHSSDYKKTIESQSAVNINTADVSGLETLPGIGPKLAKEIVEYRTGHGLFFLKEDLRKVKGIGQDKFDRIRDLIVLE, translated from the coding sequence TTGTTTGACCTCACCGTGCAGGAGAAGAAGGTAATAATAGCCCTTAGCGCGTTCGCCGTCCTGGGGCTCGCGGTCCTGGCTTATAGGACCTATTTCGCGGGGCCAAAATTGCATGTTATCCATTCCTCGGATTATAAAAAGACCATAGAAAGCCAGAGCGCGGTAAATATCAATACCGCCGATGTCTCAGGGCTAGAGACGCTGCCCGGCATCGGGCCGAAACTCGCGAAGGAGATAGTGGAATACCGGACAGGACACGGCCTTTTCTTCCTGAAAGAAGACCTTAGGAAGGTCAAAGGGATCGGACAGGATAAATTTGACAGGATCAGGGATTTGATAGTGCTTGAATAA